One Fictibacillus halophilus genomic window, CGGTTACATCAAAAAAGTAAAGCAGTCTATCTTCTTTTTTAAAGTTCACTTGAAATCTATGTGTATTGATCTTTATAACTTCTTCCTTCGCATCACTCTTGATATAAGGAATCAGTTCTTCTGAAACATGGTTTAGAGAATGGCCGATAAAGGACTCTTCTTCAATTAGGGATCCCATGTATGGATTCGCCCATTCGATCTTAAAATCCTCATCATACAAAATAATCCCGATCGGCATTTCCATCAACGCTTCTTCTCCCACCTTCTTTAAGCGGTGAGAAAGCGTAGAAATATAATCGCCCAGCTCCTCTTGAAAACTAGCTTCGGCTTTCATGGCATAATAAAACAAACCACCTAGCAGCACGAAGCCTGCCATTCCGATCATCCAATGAAAATACGTGATGATGCTTACCAGAACAACAGAAGTTACAAATAAGGCGATGACGGGATAACCATGCCACCGTTTTAGTAAAAACTTTGGCATACTTTCAGCTCCTACTGTTTTGGTTTCAACCGTTTTTTGATCATAAATCCTAAATCAATTATACCTAAGAATTTAACGACTTCCAGAGGAATCGGCAGGAAAGAGTTCAGTAAAAACAAGAGTATAATCAACAATATGATTCTTTTTCTCTTCCAATTCTTTATCCAGGCATAATAAAAAATAACTGTGAAACCTTGTAATATAAGTACAAACGATAATATCATATACAAATTTATCGTTACAATATATAAAGACGTACCCTTTTCAGGCATACTAAATGTTAAAACAATCGCTATAATATAATACCACAAAAACGATTTTGGCAGGTTCCACTCACGAAATGGAGGGAACGATGGCACATCATAACGCATTCTTTTCATCAGCATTCTTGCGGCGATATGCGTTAAGAAGGCAAGGATGACAGCTCCTCCAATAATATATGTCGGAAGCATCATCGGGATCAATTCTGCCTGCTCTTTAAATCTTTCAATCTGGGTAGGATCTTGTCCACCCGATTTATAAAAATCTTCTGCTGTTCCTATCGCACTTTGAAACTGAGTCTCTAATTCTTTTACAAAATTGATGCCCATGAATACTTGAGCGATAGCGAGCGTTCCTAACATGTTCACAATGTTAGACAGACTCGCACCGAGCAGAACCGCAAACGCGGGTTTTTTTCTTCTATAAAGTTCCCCCATCACGATTCCAGTCAAACCAGCAAACAGGGTGACAATAATACCGTTAAGCCCCGCAAATGCTAATGAAACACCAAACGTGACCGCCCATAAAAGCAAACCCGCTTTAAGATCT contains:
- a CDS encoding YybS family protein, with product MRNTKVLVEGAVVSGIYTLLFLISMYIPLFSLVSLFILPLPFIIYLYRQDLKAGLLLWAVTFGVSLAFAGLNGIIVTLFAGLTGIVMGELYRRKKPAFAVLLGASLSNIVNMLGTLAIAQVFMGINFVKELETQFQSAIGTAEDFYKSGGQDPTQIERFKEQAELIPMMLPTYIIGGAVILAFLTHIAARMLMKRMRYDVPSFPPFREWNLPKSFLWYYIIAIVLTFSMPEKGTSLYIVTINLYMILSFVLILQGFTVIFYYAWIKNWKRKRIILLIILLFLLNSFLPIPLEVVKFLGIIDLGFMIKKRLKPKQ